Proteins encoded by one window of Chromobacterium violaceum ATCC 12472:
- the nudC gene encoding NAD(+) diphosphatase, with product MPFELPQQPAPELPERWCVFNGSLLWLQDNQLPAQPPAGCALTGQRFLGIHEGSNLFLADLVGDMPAQAGEWLPLRPALLAMPMAQVQAAARAAQLRQFFHSHRFCGHCATPLAVSADQLGRHCPSCGQVYYPRISPAMMVLVRRGRELLLARSPHFAPGMYSALAGFVEPGETLEECVHRETWEEVGVKVKNLRYAFSQSWPFPHSLMLAFIAEYDGGDIRPQEGEIEDAGWFDIDALPGLPMPISIAHRLIRHACDRIRDLEA from the coding sequence ATGCCTTTCGAACTCCCGCAACAACCGGCGCCGGAACTGCCCGAGCGCTGGTGCGTATTCAACGGCAGCCTGCTGTGGCTGCAGGACAATCAGCTGCCGGCGCAGCCGCCGGCCGGCTGCGCGTTGACCGGCCAGCGCTTTCTCGGCATTCACGAAGGCAGCAACCTGTTCCTGGCGGACCTGGTCGGCGACATGCCGGCGCAGGCCGGAGAATGGCTGCCGCTGCGCCCGGCGCTGCTGGCCATGCCCATGGCCCAGGTCCAAGCGGCCGCCCGCGCCGCCCAGCTGCGCCAGTTCTTCCACAGCCACCGCTTCTGCGGCCATTGCGCCACGCCGCTGGCCGTCAGCGCCGACCAGCTCGGCCGGCACTGCCCCAGCTGCGGCCAGGTGTACTACCCGCGCATCTCCCCCGCCATGATGGTGCTGGTCCGCCGCGGCCGCGAACTGCTGCTGGCCCGCAGCCCACACTTCGCGCCCGGCATGTACAGCGCGCTGGCCGGCTTCGTCGAGCCCGGCGAAACGCTGGAAGAATGCGTGCACCGCGAAACCTGGGAGGAAGTGGGCGTGAAAGTGAAGAACCTGCGTTACGCCTTCTCCCAGTCCTGGCCCTTTCCGCACTCGCTGATGCTGGCCTTCATCGCCGAATACGACGGCGGCGACATCCGCCCGCAGGAGGGAGAGATCGAGGACGCGGGCTGGTTCGACATCGACGCGCTGCCGGGGCTGCCGATGCCCATCTCCATCGCCCATCGCCTGATCCGGCATGCCTGCGACAGAATCCGCGACCTAGAAGCGTAA
- a CDS encoding MFS transporter, which translates to MGTRSLEPHRPLNRQDCKTLFLAALGGALEFYDFIIFVFFAVVLGKLFFPPSMPDWLSQLQTFGIFAAGYLARPLGGIVMAHFGDLMGRKRMFTLSIVLMALPTLAMGMLPTYHDIGIAAPLLLLAMRILQGAAIGGEVPGAWVFVAEHAPARHTGFACSVITSGLTIGILLGSLIATAINLAFSPQQIADWAWRVPFLVGGVFGLVAMQLRQWLHETPVFAEMQARKALSEELPLKTVLKKHKAAVALSMFVTWFLAISIVVAILMAPAYLQKQFGLPAVDTLRANSLAIVALTLGCLVAGVSSDRLGSGPTFIAGSLLLGASSYAFYSSMAAHGGQLYTLYPLLGFSVGIVGAVPLVMVRAFPAQVRFSGLSFSYNVAYAFAGGLTPILLSIWLKYDALAPAYYLMLQCLIGLLVGCYLLLAGKKTGSAALAQEG; encoded by the coding sequence ATGGGCACCCGCTCCCTAGAACCGCACCGTCCATTGAACCGCCAGGACTGCAAGACGCTGTTCCTCGCCGCGCTGGGCGGCGCGCTGGAGTTCTACGACTTCATCATCTTCGTGTTTTTCGCCGTGGTGCTGGGCAAGCTGTTCTTCCCGCCCTCGATGCCCGACTGGCTGAGCCAGCTGCAGACTTTCGGCATCTTCGCCGCCGGCTATCTGGCGCGGCCGCTGGGCGGCATCGTGATGGCGCATTTCGGCGATCTGATGGGCCGCAAGCGCATGTTCACGCTCAGCATCGTGCTGATGGCGCTGCCGACGCTGGCCATGGGCATGCTGCCCACCTACCACGACATCGGCATCGCCGCCCCGCTGCTGCTGTTGGCGATGCGCATCCTGCAGGGCGCGGCGATAGGCGGCGAGGTGCCCGGCGCCTGGGTGTTCGTCGCCGAGCACGCGCCCGCCCGCCACACCGGCTTCGCCTGCAGCGTGATCACGTCCGGCCTGACCATAGGCATCCTGCTGGGCTCGCTGATCGCCACCGCGATCAACCTGGCCTTCAGCCCGCAGCAGATCGCCGACTGGGCGTGGCGCGTGCCCTTCCTGGTGGGCGGCGTGTTCGGCCTGGTGGCGATGCAGCTGCGCCAATGGCTGCATGAGACGCCGGTGTTCGCGGAGATGCAGGCGCGCAAGGCCCTGTCCGAGGAGCTGCCGCTGAAAACGGTGCTGAAGAAGCACAAGGCCGCCGTCGCGCTGTCGATGTTCGTCACCTGGTTCCTGGCCATCTCCATCGTCGTCGCCATCCTGATGGCGCCGGCTTATCTGCAAAAACAGTTCGGCCTGCCGGCGGTGGACACGCTGCGCGCCAACAGCCTGGCCATCGTCGCGCTGACGCTGGGCTGCCTGGTGGCGGGCGTGTCCAGCGACCGTCTGGGCAGCGGCCCCACTTTCATCGCCGGCAGCCTGCTGCTGGGCGCCAGCAGCTACGCCTTCTATTCGTCGATGGCCGCGCACGGCGGCCAGCTGTACACGCTTTACCCGCTGCTGGGCTTCAGCGTCGGCATCGTCGGCGCGGTGCCGCTGGTGATGGTGCGCGCCTTCCCGGCCCAGGTGCGCTTTTCCGGCCTGTCCTTCTCCTACAACGTCGCCTACGCCTTCGCCGGCGGCCTGACGCCCATCCTGCTGTCGATCTGGCTGAAATACGACGCGCTGGCGCCGGCCTACTACCTGATGCTGCAATGCCTGATCGGCCTGCTGGTGGGCTGCTACCTGCTGCTCGCCGGAAAGAAAACCGGCTCGGCTGCGCTGGCTCAGGAAGGCTGA
- a CDS encoding zinc-dependent peptidase, with product MLLDWMRRLGGKRIPAALLSRLRDEAAGMPLLEGLSTEETDRLVRLAGELLLAKAVTGLEDMEVDDAMRCRLALQLALPGMNLGMRAYENWREAILYPAPFVVRNRWQDGIGLTHEGEQVLIGQAHYQGPLVFSWPDVNESPLLDGWNVVIHEAAHQFDMLDGPANGAPPLHKGMDRAAWSRAWNQAYRQFCREVDHGVEGWLDPYASENPGEFFAVLSEAFFEIPHLARRDYPELYRLLSQFYRQDPAARLPPVDEESVMPVQPS from the coding sequence ATGCTATTAGACTGGATGCGCCGCCTGGGCGGCAAACGGATACCGGCCGCCTTGCTGTCGCGGCTGCGGGACGAGGCTGCCGGCATGCCGTTGCTGGAAGGTTTGTCGACCGAAGAAACCGATCGTCTGGTCAGGCTGGCCGGCGAGCTGCTGCTGGCCAAGGCCGTCACGGGCCTGGAGGACATGGAGGTGGACGACGCCATGCGCTGCCGGCTGGCGCTGCAACTGGCGCTGCCGGGCATGAACCTGGGCATGCGCGCCTATGAAAACTGGCGCGAGGCCATACTGTACCCGGCGCCGTTCGTGGTGCGCAACCGCTGGCAGGACGGGATAGGCCTGACGCACGAAGGCGAGCAGGTGCTGATCGGGCAAGCTCACTACCAAGGCCCGCTGGTGTTTTCCTGGCCGGACGTCAACGAATCGCCGTTGCTGGACGGCTGGAACGTGGTGATCCACGAGGCCGCCCACCAGTTCGACATGCTGGACGGCCCGGCCAACGGCGCGCCGCCCCTGCACAAGGGCATGGACCGCGCCGCTTGGAGCCGGGCCTGGAACCAGGCTTACCGCCAGTTCTGCCGCGAAGTGGACCACGGGGTGGAGGGCTGGCTGGACCCGTACGCCAGCGAGAACCCCGGGGAGTTTTTCGCCGTGCTCAGCGAAGCTTTCTTCGAGATACCGCACCTGGCGCGGCGGGATTATCCCGAGCTGTACCGGCTGCTCAGCCAGTTCTATCGCCAGGACCCGGCGGCCAGGCTGCCGCCGGTGGACGAAGAGAGCGTGATGCCGGTTCAGCCTTCCTGA
- a CDS encoding carbohydrate ABC transporter permease: protein MTPTSTRNAWLFLSPALLLMGAFTFWPLLFGGYVAFTRYDLVSPPQWVGLDNFRYLLDDPVFIQALGNSLRYLLVVPAIQLAGIALAVLANRALPGIKWFRAAVYLPVITTVSVVGIMWNWMYADYGVLNGALHWLGWVAREHDVGFLSDENLALYSVMFVTFWRGIGYYMVLYLAGLQSIPAEMQEAARLDGASAWQRFWRITLPMLKPTILFCSLISTLDAIKAFEEVLVMTRGAPMNSTYTALYYAFHQGFNQLDFGRGSAAGLVLTLVCLLLAWLNFKLIRADHR, encoded by the coding sequence ATGACGCCGACCTCCACCCGCAACGCCTGGCTGTTCCTGTCACCCGCCCTGCTGCTGATGGGCGCGTTCACCTTCTGGCCGCTGCTGTTCGGCGGCTACGTCGCCTTCACCCGCTACGACCTGGTCTCGCCGCCGCAATGGGTGGGCCTGGACAACTTCCGCTACCTGCTGGACGACCCGGTGTTCATCCAGGCGCTCGGCAATTCGCTGCGCTACCTGCTGGTGGTGCCTGCCATCCAGCTGGCCGGCATCGCGCTGGCGGTGCTGGCGAACCGGGCGCTGCCCGGCATCAAGTGGTTCCGCGCCGCCGTCTATCTGCCGGTGATCACCACGGTGTCGGTGGTGGGCATCATGTGGAACTGGATGTACGCCGACTACGGCGTGCTCAACGGCGCGCTGCACTGGCTGGGATGGGTGGCGCGGGAGCATGATGTCGGTTTTCTCAGCGACGAGAACCTGGCGCTGTATTCGGTGATGTTCGTCACCTTCTGGCGCGGCATCGGCTATTACATGGTGCTGTATCTCGCCGGGCTGCAGTCGATTCCGGCCGAGATGCAGGAGGCCGCGCGGCTGGACGGCGCCAGTGCCTGGCAGCGCTTCTGGCGCATCACCCTGCCCATGCTCAAGCCCACCATCCTGTTCTGCAGCCTGATCTCCACGCTGGACGCGATCAAGGCGTTCGAGGAGGTGCTGGTGATGACGCGCGGCGCGCCGATGAACTCCACCTACACCGCGCTCTACTACGCCTTCCATCAAGGCTTCAACCAGCTGGACTTCGGCCGCGGCAGCGCCGCCGGCCTGGTGCTGACCCTGGTCTGCCTGCTGCTGGCCTGGCTGAATTTCAAGCTGATCCGCGCCGACCACCGCTGA
- a CDS encoding methyl-accepting chemotaxis protein, with product MKLSTRLGILVLNAGLGLVVLAGVALYSLHDSQLEDRRSQIRILLTLAGQQVSHFQKLEQSGKLSRPEAQRRAIEAMSSLRDKGSYVFARGSDNLVLVHPDKRKLGKNDPGEKLPDGRTLVQAYDDVLRDADFGFVQIRTRRPNGDVPLPKLNAVMRIHGWNWTIGTGVFLDDVDQVFNRLALRLLLIGAAVLAVVIAMTWLVARSIYAVIGGEPYDASRTALDIAAGDLTLSVKSEGRGSLMEAIATMQESLRGMIQSLQRGATDLERAVGGLSGQVERINDAAHQSLLATQGTSREIESMAACSDQVSVCAGETESDSLRSCRLAGQGEKLVMQAADEIQLVSGQIASASTLIGGLADRSREIDGIAGEIKEIADQTNLLALNAAIEAARAGESGRGFAVVADEVRKLAERSAQATERIAGMVKRIQEDTGSVADSMSEVRPLVTRGVERAQEAAQALREINQGAEHTLEQIRSMAKVATEQAEAGHSVASNVASITRMVDASQASVTEVSGNVEALSALAHQLKDSVAKFRL from the coding sequence ATGAAGCTTTCCACCCGCCTGGGCATTCTGGTATTGAACGCGGGCCTGGGCCTGGTCGTATTGGCGGGCGTCGCCTTGTACAGCCTGCATGATTCGCAGTTGGAGGACCGCCGCTCGCAGATCCGCATCCTGCTGACGCTTGCTGGACAGCAGGTTTCGCATTTCCAGAAGCTGGAGCAGTCCGGCAAGCTGTCCCGGCCGGAGGCGCAACGGCGCGCGATAGAGGCGATGAGCAGCCTGCGCGACAAGGGCAGCTACGTTTTCGCCCGGGGCAGCGACAACCTGGTGCTGGTTCACCCGGACAAACGCAAGCTGGGCAAGAACGACCCCGGCGAAAAACTGCCGGACGGACGCACGCTGGTGCAGGCTTACGACGACGTGCTGCGCGACGCCGATTTCGGCTTTGTGCAAATCCGCACCCGCCGCCCCAATGGCGACGTGCCGCTGCCCAAGCTCAACGCGGTGATGCGCATCCATGGCTGGAACTGGACCATAGGCACCGGCGTGTTCCTGGATGATGTCGACCAGGTGTTCAACAGGCTGGCGCTGCGGCTGCTGCTGATCGGCGCGGCGGTGCTGGCGGTGGTGATCGCCATGACCTGGCTGGTGGCCCGTTCGATCTACGCGGTGATAGGCGGGGAGCCATACGACGCATCGCGCACGGCGCTGGACATCGCGGCCGGCGATTTGACCCTGAGCGTGAAGAGCGAAGGCCGCGGCAGCCTGATGGAGGCGATCGCGACGATGCAGGAGAGCCTGCGCGGCATGATACAAAGCCTGCAGCGCGGCGCGACGGACCTGGAGCGCGCGGTGGGCGGCCTGAGCGGCCAGGTGGAGCGCATCAACGACGCGGCGCACCAATCGCTGCTGGCGACCCAGGGCACGTCCCGCGAGATCGAATCCATGGCGGCCTGCAGCGACCAGGTGAGCGTTTGCGCGGGGGAGACGGAGAGCGATTCCCTGCGCTCCTGCCGCCTGGCGGGACAGGGAGAAAAACTGGTGATGCAGGCGGCGGACGAGATCCAGCTGGTATCCGGACAGATCGCCAGCGCCTCGACCCTGATAGGCGGCCTGGCCGACCGTTCCCGGGAAATAGACGGCATCGCCGGCGAGATCAAGGAAATCGCCGACCAGACCAATCTGCTGGCCCTGAACGCGGCGATTGAGGCGGCCCGGGCCGGCGAAAGCGGCCGCGGCTTCGCCGTGGTGGCGGACGAGGTGCGCAAGCTGGCGGAACGCAGCGCCCAGGCTACGGAAAGAATCGCCGGCATGGTCAAGCGCATCCAGGAGGACACCGGCTCCGTGGCGGACAGCATGAGCGAGGTGAGGCCGCTGGTGACGCGCGGGGTGGAAAGGGCGCAGGAAGCGGCGCAGGCGCTGCGCGAGATCAATCAAGGCGCCGAGCACACGCTGGAGCAGATACGCTCGATGGCGAAGGTGGCGACGGAACAGGCCGAGGCCGGGCATAGCGTCGCGTCCAACGTGGCGTCCATCACGCGGATGGTGGACGCGTCGCAGGCCTCAGTCACCGAAGTGAGCGGCAACGTCGAGGCCTTGTCGGCGCTGGCCCATCAGCTCAAGGATTCGGTGGCCAAGTTCCGCTTGTAG
- a CDS encoding YbdK family carboxylate-amine ligase: MLEFNQSQPLTLGVELELMILNRRDYNLTRGSDDLLLQINRKPHGYDIKPEITQGMIEIGTAVHSDVNAMLDELLAIRTLLVDSAHKLNLGLAGGGAHPFQHWEDQRIYPKERYKLVSELYGYLAKQFTVYGQHIHIGCPDGDAAVRLTHYLARYIPHFIALSASSPFYQGVDTSFQTSRLTSVNAFPLSGCMPVVDSWDAFNAYFERMEALGIVASMKDFYWDIRPKPEYGTVEIRICDTPLSVETPVLLAAYAQMLARRCFEESWNDICPEPYLTYSYNRFQACRFGFDGVMVDARSKSQLGLQEDLLDTLRALEPHAEALGSQHQLAALRQRALKCHSDSRWLRQIFEQSGSLSEVVRRQSEHWMYAEPGVGVN; the protein is encoded by the coding sequence ATGCTTGAATTCAACCAAAGCCAGCCGCTCACCCTGGGCGTGGAGCTGGAACTGATGATACTGAACCGCCGCGACTACAACCTCACCCGCGGCTCCGACGACCTGCTGCTGCAGATCAACCGCAAGCCGCACGGCTATGACATCAAGCCCGAGATCACCCAGGGCATGATAGAGATCGGCACCGCCGTCCACAGCGACGTCAACGCGATGCTGGACGAGCTGCTGGCCATCCGCACATTGCTGGTGGACAGCGCGCACAAGCTGAACCTGGGCCTGGCGGGCGGCGGCGCCCACCCGTTCCAGCACTGGGAGGACCAGCGCATCTATCCCAAGGAGCGCTACAAGCTGGTATCCGAGCTTTACGGCTATCTGGCCAAGCAATTCACCGTCTACGGCCAGCACATCCACATCGGCTGTCCGGACGGCGACGCGGCGGTGCGGCTTACCCACTACCTGGCCCGCTACATCCCGCACTTCATCGCGCTGTCGGCGTCCTCGCCCTTCTACCAGGGTGTGGACACCTCGTTCCAGACCTCCCGCCTCACCAGCGTCAACGCCTTCCCGCTGTCGGGCTGCATGCCGGTGGTGGACAGCTGGGACGCGTTCAACGCCTATTTCGAGCGCATGGAAGCGCTGGGCATCGTCGCCAGCATGAAGGACTTTTACTGGGACATCCGCCCCAAGCCGGAATACGGCACCGTGGAGATCCGCATCTGCGACACGCCGCTATCGGTCGAAACGCCGGTGCTGCTGGCCGCCTACGCCCAGATGCTGGCGCGACGCTGCTTCGAGGAAAGCTGGAACGACATCTGCCCCGAGCCCTACCTCACCTACAGCTACAACCGCTTCCAGGCCTGCCGCTTCGGCTTCGACGGCGTGATGGTGGATGCCCGCAGCAAGAGCCAGCTGGGTCTGCAGGAAGACCTGCTGGACACGCTGCGCGCGCTGGAGCCGCACGCCGAGGCGCTGGGCAGCCAGCACCAGCTGGCCGCGCTGCGACAGCGGGCGCTGAAATGCCACAGCGACAGCCGCTGGCTGCGCCAGATATTCGAGCAGAGCGGCTCGCTGAGCGAGGTGGTGCGCCGCCAGAGCGAGCACTGGATGTACGCCGAGCCGGGAGTCGGCGTAAACTGA
- a CDS encoding carbohydrate ABC transporter permease, whose amino-acid sequence MTAIALNRAAPRKLLRRLPDYLLLLALSFACVYPFLWTLGIAVGDGEQVFDFPPPLWPKDAGWRHFAAVWDAIPLGRFFWNSLWISGLTTLGTLVVSSLAAFPLAKLRFRGRQTVFYAIIATLLLPSEINFISNYVTISRLGLDDSRLGVVLPSLAGAFGIYLMKHAFEEIPDEIVDAARMDGAGDWQVFLRICLPLSLPYLATLGIFTLVWSWNVYVWPSVVLKTPELYPLSVGVLYLKGAFATSTRMVAAGAVIAILPVLAVFVFCQRYFMRGMDGAVK is encoded by the coding sequence ATGACCGCCATCGCCCTGAACCGCGCCGCGCCGCGCAAGCTGCTGCGCCGCCTGCCCGACTACCTGCTGCTGCTCGCGCTGTCCTTCGCCTGCGTCTATCCCTTCCTGTGGACACTGGGCATCGCCGTCGGCGACGGCGAGCAGGTGTTCGATTTCCCGCCGCCGCTGTGGCCGAAGGACGCCGGCTGGCGGCACTTCGCCGCGGTGTGGGACGCCATCCCGCTGGGACGCTTCTTCTGGAATTCGCTGTGGATTTCCGGCCTGACCACGCTGGGCACGCTGGTGGTTTCCAGCCTGGCGGCGTTTCCGCTGGCCAAGCTGCGCTTCCGCGGCCGGCAGACGGTGTTCTACGCCATCATCGCCACCCTGCTCCTGCCCAGCGAGATCAATTTCATCAGCAACTACGTCACCATCAGCCGGCTGGGCCTGGACGACAGCCGGCTGGGCGTGGTGCTGCCGTCGCTCGCCGGCGCCTTCGGCATCTACCTGATGAAGCACGCGTTCGAGGAAATACCGGACGAGATCGTCGACGCCGCGCGGATGGACGGCGCCGGCGACTGGCAGGTGTTCCTGCGCATCTGCCTGCCGCTGTCCCTGCCCTATCTCGCCACGCTGGGCATCTTCACGCTGGTATGGTCGTGGAACGTCTACGTCTGGCCCAGCGTGGTGCTGAAGACGCCGGAGCTGTATCCGCTGTCGGTCGGCGTGCTCTACCTGAAGGGCGCGTTCGCCACCTCCACCCGCATGGTCGCCGCCGGCGCGGTGATCGCCATCCTGCCGGTGCTGGCGGTATTCGTGTTCTGCCAGCGCTATTTCATGCGCGGGATGGACGGGGCGGTGAAGTGA
- a CDS encoding ABC transporter substrate-binding protein — MKPFRPALAALALLACSLSAHAEKVRLEFWTDSLKPTFDGYFANVKKTYEAQHPDVEVQWVDVFNDNFETKLNAAIAAGRPPALVNHDVPRLFKYAQKGTLIPLDAALGADQAAYLPNALADLSFGGKLYGLPWYNNINVLVINGELFKKAGLDPKQPVASLDEELRLAKIVKARTGVPGLLPQLGQIDGIMLGQGLPLIQNGKAVFNSPRHAALIRKFADAYKAGALARDSLFADDNYQASIKLYNSGRLAMMETAPTSAQRTQSDARNIYAATVVQPAPLGPTKIAQGGYLFSWSVSKGLPARTQQEAVKFARFLTGDAQQLAFAKVTGATFPSTRQALADSYFVKTSAGGGAVESSRIEGAKVARSIRTLVLTGVPNVGDLKKNLVDNVEAAVTGKKDAQKALDDAAAFWNRQLK; from the coding sequence ATGAAACCGTTCCGCCCCGCGCTGGCCGCGCTCGCGCTGCTGGCCTGCAGCCTGTCCGCCCATGCCGAAAAAGTCCGGCTGGAATTCTGGACCGATTCGCTGAAGCCCACCTTCGACGGCTACTTCGCCAACGTCAAGAAAACCTACGAGGCGCAGCATCCTGATGTGGAAGTGCAATGGGTGGACGTGTTCAACGACAACTTCGAAACCAAGCTCAACGCCGCCATCGCCGCCGGCCGGCCGCCGGCCCTGGTCAACCACGACGTGCCGCGTCTGTTCAAATACGCGCAGAAAGGCACGCTGATCCCGCTGGACGCGGCGCTGGGCGCGGACCAGGCCGCTTATCTGCCCAACGCGCTGGCCGACCTCAGCTTCGGCGGCAAGCTGTACGGCCTGCCCTGGTACAACAACATCAACGTGCTGGTGATCAACGGCGAGCTGTTCAAGAAAGCCGGCCTGGACCCGAAACAACCGGTCGCAAGCCTGGACGAGGAGCTGCGCCTGGCCAAGATCGTCAAGGCCAGGACCGGCGTGCCCGGCCTGCTGCCGCAACTGGGCCAGATAGACGGCATCATGCTGGGCCAGGGCCTGCCGCTGATCCAGAACGGCAAAGCCGTATTCAACAGCCCCAGGCATGCCGCGCTGATCCGCAAGTTCGCCGACGCCTACAAGGCCGGCGCGCTGGCCAGAGACAGTCTGTTCGCCGACGACAACTACCAGGCCAGCATCAAGCTGTACAACAGCGGCCGGCTGGCGATGATGGAAACCGCGCCGACCTCCGCCCAGCGCACCCAGAGCGACGCGCGCAACATCTATGCCGCCACCGTGGTGCAGCCGGCGCCGCTGGGACCGACCAAGATCGCCCAGGGCGGCTATCTGTTCAGCTGGTCGGTATCCAAGGGCCTGCCGGCGCGCACCCAGCAGGAGGCCGTCAAGTTCGCCAGATTCCTCACCGGCGACGCCCAGCAGCTGGCCTTCGCCAAGGTGACCGGGGCCACCTTCCCCTCCACCCGGCAGGCGCTGGCCGACAGCTACTTCGTCAAGACATCGGCCGGCGGCGGCGCGGTAGAAAGCTCGCGCATCGAGGGCGCCAAGGTGGCGCGCAGCATCCGCACCCTGGTGCTGACCGGCGTGCCCAATGTCGGCGACCTGAAAAAGAACCTGGTCGACAACGTGGAGGCCGCCGTCACCGGCAAGAAGGACGCGCAGAAGGCGCTGGACGACGCCGCCGCCTTCTGGAACCGCCAGTTGAAGTAA
- a CDS encoding BadF/BadG/BcrA/BcrD ATPase family protein, whose amino-acid sequence MNPSIRYLIGVDGGGTGTRIRLHASDGTPLAMAEGGASALSQGIAKSWQAVLSTLEAAFQQAGLPAAPASACAIGLGLSGVHNRQWAGEFESQAPGFARLSLATDGYTTLLGAHGGQPGIIVALGTGSIGEALYPDGSHREAGGWGYPSGDEASGAWLGQRAAQLTQMALDGRHSHSPLTRAVLDFVGGDWQAMMAWNGRATPAQFARLAPLVLSAARVDPEADALLRQAGEDAWAIARALDPQDELPVALCGGLGQALRDWLPPGFRQRLVAPQGDSAQGALLLLQRPSTR is encoded by the coding sequence ATGAATCCAAGCATCCGATACCTGATAGGCGTGGATGGCGGCGGCACCGGCACCCGCATCCGGCTGCACGCGTCCGACGGCACCCCTCTGGCCATGGCCGAAGGCGGCGCCTCGGCGCTGTCCCAGGGCATCGCCAAATCGTGGCAAGCCGTGCTCTCGACGCTGGAGGCCGCGTTCCAACAGGCAGGACTGCCCGCCGCCCCGGCCAGCGCATGCGCGATAGGCCTCGGACTATCCGGCGTGCACAACCGGCAATGGGCTGGCGAATTCGAATCGCAGGCGCCAGGCTTCGCCCGCCTCAGCCTGGCCACCGACGGCTACACCACCCTGCTCGGCGCGCACGGCGGCCAACCCGGCATCATCGTCGCGCTGGGCACCGGCAGCATAGGCGAGGCGCTCTACCCCGACGGCAGCCACCGCGAAGCCGGCGGCTGGGGCTATCCCAGCGGCGACGAAGCCAGCGGCGCTTGGCTGGGACAGCGCGCCGCCCAGCTCACCCAGATGGCGCTGGACGGCCGGCACAGCCACAGCCCGCTGACCCGCGCGGTGCTGGACTTCGTCGGCGGCGACTGGCAGGCGATGATGGCCTGGAACGGCCGCGCCACGCCGGCGCAGTTCGCGCGGCTGGCGCCGCTGGTGCTGAGCGCCGCCCGCGTCGACCCCGAGGCCGACGCCTTGCTGCGCCAGGCCGGCGAGGACGCCTGGGCCATCGCCCGCGCGCTGGACCCGCAAGACGAACTGCCGGTGGCGCTGTGCGGCGGCCTGGGCCAGGCGCTGCGCGACTGGCTGCCGCCGGGCTTCCGCCAGCGGCTGGTCGCGCCGCAAGGCGACTCCGCCCAGGGCGCGCTGCTGCTGTTGCAGCGGCCGAGCACACGATAA
- a CDS encoding cation:proton antiporter, with protein sequence MTPIWHNLMLNPLAAFGILLALGVIGGQIAVRVARLPAITGYIVTGLIIGPYSLNLLNQELLNEASLFVQLALGIALFEAGRRVDLRWLRVEKTLLTTTLFYCLLLFAALFALLNASGFGAPASLMLAALGIATSPIVVLEIVRESRADGQVSERLLTATALSSLLAMAGFALALSYTHLSADHSVEDGILMPGWLILGSVALGLVAGLVTTQLNRWLGGHQREAQRVLLFGLIALLVGAADMLQLLALMALLVAGMSTRNLRHGYTVSEPGILSLSHVFTVAFFVSAGAHLSPQALASHWPLALLCLILRGGIGMLVWWLAARGNGLSRRQGAWLGLALSPMNSGSALLLGLGMVSLGEAAASFSAALMAALLINEIAAPILTRLALRLAGETAGASHA encoded by the coding sequence ATGACCCCCATCTGGCACAATCTGATGCTGAATCCGCTGGCCGCGTTCGGCATCCTGCTGGCGCTGGGCGTGATAGGCGGCCAGATCGCGGTGCGCGTCGCGCGCCTGCCCGCCATCACCGGCTACATCGTCACCGGCCTGATCATCGGCCCCTACAGCCTCAACCTGCTCAATCAGGAATTATTGAACGAGGCCTCGCTGTTCGTGCAGCTGGCCCTGGGCATCGCGCTGTTCGAAGCCGGCCGCCGCGTGGACCTGCGCTGGCTGCGGGTGGAGAAGACGCTGCTCACCACCACCCTGTTCTACTGTCTGCTGCTGTTCGCCGCGCTGTTCGCGCTGCTGAACGCCAGCGGCTTCGGCGCGCCGGCCAGCCTGATGCTGGCGGCGCTAGGCATCGCCACCTCGCCCATCGTGGTGCTGGAGATCGTGCGCGAGTCCCGCGCCGACGGCCAGGTGAGCGAACGGCTGCTGACCGCCACCGCGCTGTCCAGCCTGCTGGCGATGGCGGGCTTCGCGCTGGCGCTGTCCTACACCCATCTTTCCGCCGACCACAGCGTGGAAGACGGCATCCTGATGCCGGGCTGGCTGATCCTGGGCTCGGTGGCGCTGGGCCTGGTCGCCGGCCTGGTCACCACCCAGCTCAACCGCTGGCTGGGCGGCCATCAGCGCGAGGCGCAGCGCGTGCTGCTGTTCGGCTTGATCGCGCTCCTGGTCGGCGCCGCCGACATGCTGCAGCTGCTGGCGCTGATGGCGCTGCTGGTGGCGGGCATGAGCACCCGCAACCTGCGCCACGGCTACACCGTCAGCGAACCGGGCATCCTGTCGCTGAGCCATGTGTTCACCGTCGCCTTCTTCGTCTCCGCCGGCGCCCACCTGTCGCCGCAGGCGCTGGCCTCGCACTGGCCGCTGGCGCTGCTGTGCCTGATCCTGCGCGGCGGCATCGGCATGCTGGTATGGTGGCTGGCGGCGCGCGGCAACGGCCTGTCGCGCAGGCAGGGGGCCTGGCTGGGGCTGGCGCTCAGCCCGATGAACAGCGGCTCCGCGCTGCTGCTGGGCCTGGGCATGGTGTCGCTGGGCGAAGCCGCCGCCAGCTTCAGCGCGGCGCTGATGGCCGCGCTGCTGATCAACGAGATCGCCGCCCCCATCCTCACCCGGCTAGCCCTGCGCCTGGCCGGCGAAACCGCAGGAGCCAGCCATGCTTGA